GAGCCCCATTTTTATCTGAATTTTTAGAGTCACACTGCCTCTGAGGTGTTTTAATTAAATGCCTATCTGTTCAGCCAAGAAAGCTTAATAGATAATTTTTTTAATTTTTTTTTTCATCACGTGATTAAGATCGGTTATTGTTGTTTTTATTACAAAATAGTTCCAGATCTTTTGAAACATCCCATATAACACCTTGGATCTTTTTCAAAACTGTTGCAGAGATACTGATGGTATTTTCAAAACTATTCGTATACTTATACTATTTACTAAACGCCCAACCCTTTTGGTATTTTAAAATCTGCCCGAGATCTTCTCGTATTTAAAGCTTCATACTGTTTAGCGTTTATAATACAACCCCATATCTTTAGATACTTGCAAAGATACCACAAATCTTCTGTTGTTTATAAGATGATTCCCACAGCTTTTAGTACAAAACTGTTCACATTTGCAATGGTGTTTTTGAAACTGCTCCAGATCTTTGGTATCTATGCCACCAGATATTAGGGTGCTCTTATATAAATAAATGATTTATTAAATGTCTGGCAACATTTTTTTTTCAAGTATCTTTAAAGTTTCAAGATTAGAATACTCCAAATTTCTCAATGATAAGAAGAGAGTATTCTCAAGTAATGAAAATTCAGAATCAAAAGTTTGGTATACACATTGTCAATGATGGACTCTGCACCAAGTCTGGCAAGTCATAAGAAGACTTATGAGATGAACAAAACTAGTAATGGTACCTGATGATTCAGGGCCCTCCATTTACATAACTTTGTTTATCTTGAATCTTTAAATTGAACTCCCAGAAGAGAACAATGTGTTATTTGGTTGTGCTTGCATCCTGCTTATAGAAGACAAAAACATCACGTTCATTGTTCAAACACAACCAATCGATCAACCAGACAAATGCCTGAAAGCAACCCAAAAAACAAGATTCTATATATAAGAAAATTGTGATTAGGTGTGTAAGTATACTTACCATCTACTTTCCAACGCATGGCTCGTTATTTTCCTGTGGAACATCGACTTCGTCTTCGTTCATATGTTCCTGAGGTGACACCACAACTCAGTTAATGAACAATAGGACAAGAACTAAGAAAAGAGTTCTTGTTCTCTTTGTAAAATTTCTTACCTCGATCATCAATGATGGCTTCTCAGTGTTCTGGTTGGCACTAGATTCGACAAGAGGAGCACCACCTTTCACTAATCTACGTGGAAGATGATCAAACTCCCAGCCAAGCAGTTTACAGACGAACCGAGCAAAAGCCTTGTGAGCTCTTATTGCAATTTTCGGGGTTTTAGTAGAATGCAGAACAAGTCCATGACAGTGCTTGAACCTCTTAATCATCTTCTTATCAGTCACAGCACAACACACTAGGCAGACAAAGTGTCCACCTTCAGAGTTTTTCTCGTAGTAACTTTTCAGCTCAACGTTCTCTGAGAAGAGTCGTGATATTGACTCCAACTCCTCAGAAACTTGTTCATCACCATTCTCAACTGAACCAGTAGTATCCTTCACAGATATGCCTTTCAAAGCTTCTGATGCATTCTGCTGCATTTGTAACACAACAGCCTTTGCTTGTTCATCAGCAGACATCACATGTTCTTTCTCCTGAAGCTTCTTTAGGTCTGGATGCAGCTCCGTAGCACCTTCCACAGTCGCCTCTACCCCTAATGCCTGAGAAGGAAAAGAAAAAAAAGCATTTCTAAATGATCAAAACCCGATTTTCTTAAAATCCGATTTATGCAACTCAAATTGGTTTAAACCATTATAAATCGGTCAAAATTGGTCTCTAAATCTGTTAAATCAAGCAATAATGTTAGCACAAATCCATAAATTTGTCTAATTTCTTTTTTTGTATATCTGATTTTTATAGTTCAGCAAAATAATATTATTATTAGACACAAAAAAAAAAAACTAAAATATCTAATATAAATGTAAAATATAATATATGTTAACGCCTAGGCCTCGGATAGGTACCGAATAATCTGATTTATTAGCTAGTTCTAGAGCCTAGGTACCACCTAACAATTTCTAGAACATTGATCAAAACTATTCAAAAGCTACCAAATTATATGACTCATCTCGAATAATCCGACTAGTAGCCTAGTTACCACTTCGCGATTTCTAGAACATTAATCAAAACTATTCAAAAGCTACCAAAGGATATGATTAAACTTTTGTTACAACAACATAATGCATTTATAAGCCAGTCTTTAACCATAATAACACAAATCAAATCAATGTGACAGTTGCAAATGCTAACTTCTTTTCAAGGTATAGATCTAACCTGAGAGTTTTTTTGGCTTGAAGCAACTGGATTGTTAACATCCCATCCAAGAACATTGCACACAACCTGCGCCAGAGCCCTATGCTGATTCTTCATAGTCTTGTGAATAGCAAGCGAATGCTGAACCAAAGCCAAACAGTTCTTAAATTTCCTCACACTTTTCTCGCCGCTCCCACCACAGACAAGACACCACACTTCTCCGTGCACAGTGTTCTTCTCGTAACTCTCCTTCAGCTTCGCGCTCTCCTCGAACAGCCTCGACAGAAACTGAAACTCCTCGTCCCCTCCTCCTCCATCATCAGCATCCGATTCTTCACCAGATGTTGCTCTCTTGCCGAAAAACTCGCGGCAAGCGCGGTGGGTGTCTCTCTGAATCTGGCTCACGGCGAGCTTAGCTTTCTCCGAATCTGATAAAGGTCGCGCCTTTTTGCACGGCTTGGCTTCGGGCCAGCCCGTGGGAGGATAACGGGGCAGCTCCTTCACGGGCCATTCCCGATCCGACCCGGGTCTGGAGCGCTTGTTGCTGAGGGGAGGTTGGGGATGAATAGGGTTGGCTCCGTAGCGAGAGAGAAGCTGAAAATCCGCCGGAGGGATGTAATTGGGCCTGGATCTCTGAACCGGGTTGATATTAGGGGTGGGGATCGGGTTTCGGGTGGGAGGGCCTTGGTGCCAGAGGGAGTGGAGGTAGATTACCTCCTGCTTCAGAGACTCGTCGTCGTAAAGGTTCATACTTTGTTTTCCGGCGAGTTTCACTTTTTTTTCGTTACAGCCACAAAAATTCCTTTTTGTTTAACAATTTGCCGTTTATTGCATTGTAACGCCTTAACTTTTACTTTATAATGTTTTCACCCTATTTCTATGATGGGTGGGACCTTATACTTTTACCTTTTGTTATTTACACCCACAATCTCTGTTTCGAACAATTTAGGTAATGAACTACAACTTTGTAACATGTTTCCCATAGTTCTCTGTAAGCCTGTAGATTGAACCAAACAGAAATTTTTAGTTTTAGGTTTTGATTCAGTTTTCAAAATCAGAAAATTTAATAGTAATTGAAATATCCGAAATTAATCAAAGCAACTAAACTAATTAAAATAACCGAATTTAACCAAAATATTTTGAGTTTTTTGGAAAATAAATCGAAATATAGCTGAAACCCAAAAATTTGGCTATTTCGGAAATTTAGAAAGCCGAATTAAACTAAACATCAAATTGAATCACATTTTCGGTTTACTTTGATAGAATTGTTGTTAAACAGAACCAGGCCCGACCCTCAAACTAGTAAAAAACATTTGAGCCGAAAGCTTTTTTAAATAATTGGGCTGGAATAATTTTGAGAAAATAATATTGTTACAAAGCTATGTACCGAAGATCAAAAATACACATACTATGCTTGCTATGCCACCTAGACTAATAAAGATTTAGATTTTTAACGTTAAAACCCCTCAACTAAGTTTGTTTTGCGTAAAAACCCTCAAACTAAGTATTTAACGAAAAAACCCCTAAACTAACTTTATTTAATGAATTAAACCCTAACAGATCATAATTACCGTTACTACCGGTAAATCTTTAGTTTAGGGGTTTCTACATTAAGTAATCATAGTTGAGGGGTTTTACCATTAAAAATTGAAAAAAAATCAAAATTTTTATAATATTATCTAAAAATATTAGTAACTGAAATTTTCAAAATTAACACTTTTAATTGTTTTTTGTAAATATATAAGTTTGATATGTTTTGAACATCAAAATCATATATGTATAAATTTAAAATTTAAAAACCCCGAAAATATAATAAAAAANNNNNNNNNNNNNNNNNNNNNNNNNNNNNNNNNNNNNNNNNNNNNNNNNNNNNNNNNNNNNNNNNNNNNNNNNNNNNNNNNNNNNNNNNNNNNNNNNNNNNNNNNNNNNNNNNNNNNNNNNNNNNNNNNNNNNNNNNNNNNNNNNNNAAGAAAATATAATAGAAATTATATCTTTTCTAATAAAACTGTAATAATAAATCTTTAGATAATTTTTATTATATTTTATGATTTTTACATTTTTAATTATACATATATAATGTTGGTGTTAAAAACACATCAAACTCATATATTTACAAAAAAAAATTAAAAGTGCTAATTTTGAAAATTTAAGTTACTAATTTTTAGATAATATTATAAAATTTTGAATTTTTTCTTTTTTTGATTTTTAATGGTAAAACCCCTCAACTATGTTTACTTAATGTAGAAATCCTCAAACTAAAGATTTATCGGTAGTAATGGTAATTATGACCTGTTAGGGTTTAATTCATTAAATAAAGTTAATTTGAGGTTTTTTCGTTAAATACTTAGTTTGGGAATTTTTACTCAAAACAAACTTAGTTGAAGGGTTTTCACGTTAAAAATCCTAAAGATTTTAAGAAAATAAAGGTCGACATTTTATTTATTTTGGGAAAGCCGGAAGCGCCGAAAGCAAGTGCGTCACCCGCTTCCTCCCAGGACCGCTACTACTGAATATAACTCACCCAAACCAATAATACATATCCCGAATGAAACAAAGTATCTGAAACCGTAGGGCCAGTTTTCTGGTTCAGCGAGGCGATCAAAATATTTTTGTTTACTTTGGTATAATTGTTGTAAAATACTTCATCTGTTTCAAAATAACACATGTTTTAGGATTTTCACATTTATTAATAAAACTTAGTCGTTAATGCATAGTTTTTTTAATTTTAAAGTATATCCTATATTTCTAAACCAGTAAAACTTCAAGAAATGCAATTAATGTTCTTGAAGTTCATAATTTTTTATTATTAGTTGAGAAAAAAAACATTGAAAATATAAAAAAAAATACATTTTTTGAAATAATTTTTTTTTCTAGAATATGTAACTTTTTGAAACGGAAGGAGTATATACTATTTTCTATTTTTTCACCACTCAACTCTACATAATAGGACTTTCCCCCCGTTTCTTTATTTTAGACAACTTTTTTTTTTTTTTTGAACTGATATTTTAGACAGCTTCAACACCAAAAAAAAGAAAAATATGTCTTACTTTACATGTTCTGAATGTGCTTCAGCTTCTTAGCTACTTCTTCAATCGTTGGCCTCTTCTCTGGCAATATCTCCACACAGCCAGCAGCGAGCTCTGCACTAGCCTCTAAAGCATTATCCTTCCCGTCCCTTATCAGATTGGCCTTCAAGAACATCAAAAGATCTATTCGTTTCGGCGAAGAAACAGATATGAGAGACGACTCTGCAACTGGAGTAGTGTCATGGTTAGTCATATAATCAAATGCTCCAATGAACACATTATGAGGCTCCCTTCCAGTCAAAATCTCGATTAATGTAGCACC
This genomic interval from Brassica oleracea var. oleracea cultivar TO1000 chromosome C2, BOL, whole genome shotgun sequence contains the following:
- the LOC106327455 gene encoding uncharacterized protein LOC106327455; its protein translation is MNLYDDESLKQEVIYLHSLWHQGPPTRNPIPTPNINPVQRSRPNYIPPADFQLLSRYGANPIHPQPPLSNKRSRPGSDREWPVKELPRYPPTGWPEAKPCKKARPLSDSEKAKLAVSQIQRDTHRACREFFGKRATSGEESDADDGGGGDEEFQFLSRLFEESAKLKESYEKNTVHGEVWCLVCGGSGEKSVRKFKNCLALVQHSLAIHKTMKNQHRALAQVVCNVLGWDVNNPVASSQKNSQALGVEATVEGATELHPDLKKLQEKEHVMSADEQAKAVVLQMQQNASEALKGISVKDTTGSVENGDEQVSEELESISRLFSENVELKSYYEKNSEGGHFVCLVCCAVTDKKMIKRFKHCHGLVLHSTKTPKIAIRAHKAFARFVCKLLGWEFDHLPRRLVKGGAPLVESSANQNTEKPSLMIEEHMNEDEVDVPQENNEPCVGK